From a region of the Sporosarcina ureilytica genome:
- a CDS encoding stage II sporulation protein R: MLPDYEITKTNQPKHKFITFLEFVLILIIFQSAIMLLTGGENEEAIQFRILAHSNTEKDQLEKREIQQEIAPLIQHAVATSNSNDELVDKFKQLEPEIIDIANKIVQNKSISLERKDAIIPPKRSGFYIQPQATYDAYILTIGSGRGDNFWCSLFPNVCFPENEEKQEKEEEKVTFFVWEWIKGLFS, encoded by the coding sequence ATGTTACCAGATTACGAGATTACAAAAACTAACCAACCAAAACATAAATTCATTACATTTCTAGAATTTGTACTCATTCTAATTATTTTTCAATCCGCCATTATGCTATTGACTGGTGGAGAAAATGAAGAAGCCATTCAATTTCGGATTTTAGCGCATTCAAATACAGAAAAAGACCAGCTAGAAAAACGGGAAATTCAACAAGAAATTGCACCACTTATTCAACATGCGGTTGCAACCTCTAACTCAAATGATGAGCTTGTGGATAAGTTTAAACAATTAGAACCGGAAATTATTGATATTGCGAACAAGATTGTTCAAAACAAATCGATTTCATTAGAGAGAAAAGATGCCATCATTCCACCGAAAAGATCGGGATTTTATATTCAACCACAAGCGACGTATGATGCATATATATTAACAATTGGAAGTGGACGTGGGGATAATTTCTGGTGTTCGTTGTTCCCAAATGTCTGTTTTCCAGAAAATGAAGAAAAACAAGAAAAAGAAGAAGAAAAAGTAACTTTTTTTGTATGGGAGTGGATAAAAGGGCTCTTTTCATAA
- a CDS encoding class II fructose-bisphosphate aldolase translates to MALVSMKEMMIKGKKEGYAIGQFNLNNLEYTQAILQAAEEEKSPVILGVSEGAARYMGGFTTVVNMVKGLMHDFGTTVPVAIHLDHGSSFEKCKEAIDAGFSSVMIDASSKPLEENIEITKKVVEYAHAHGVSVEAELGVVGGQEDDVIADKVIYADPAECKVLVEQTNIDCLAPALGSVHGPYKGEPNLGFEEMEIISSQSDLPLVLHGGTGIPLKDIQRAISLGTAKINVNTENQIEGTKAVRQVLAEDTEVYDPRKYLGPMKEAIKASVIAKMREIGSSQKA, encoded by the coding sequence ATGGCACTTGTTTCAATGAAAGAAATGATGATTAAAGGCAAAAAAGAAGGATATGCAATCGGTCAGTTTAACTTAAATAATTTGGAGTATACACAAGCGATTTTACAGGCGGCTGAAGAAGAAAAATCACCTGTTATCTTAGGGGTTTCTGAAGGTGCTGCACGTTATATGGGTGGGTTTACAACAGTTGTCAATATGGTAAAAGGTTTAATGCATGATTTCGGGACAACAGTACCTGTGGCTATTCACTTAGACCACGGTTCAAGCTTTGAAAAATGTAAGGAAGCGATTGATGCAGGTTTCTCTTCAGTGATGATTGACGCTTCTTCAAAACCATTAGAAGAAAACATTGAAATTACGAAAAAAGTTGTAGAATATGCACATGCGCACGGCGTTTCAGTTGAAGCTGAATTAGGCGTTGTTGGTGGACAAGAAGACGACGTGATTGCGGATAAAGTGATTTACGCAGACCCAGCTGAGTGTAAAGTGTTAGTTGAACAAACAAACATTGACTGTCTTGCACCAGCACTAGGTTCAGTTCACGGTCCTTACAAAGGCGAACCGAATCTTGGATTTGAAGAAATGGAAATTATCTCAAGTCAATCGGATCTTCCGCTTGTATTACACGGTGGTACAGGTATTCCGTTAAAAGATATTCAACGTGCGATTTCTCTTGGAACAGCAAAAATTAACGTAAATACTGAGAACCAAATCGAAGGTACAAAAGCAGTTCGCCAAGTACTTGCTGAAGATACAGAAGTCTACGATCCGCGAAAATACCTTGGGCCAATGAAAGAAGCGATTAAAGCATCAGTAATTGCTAAAATGCGCGAAATCGGTAGCTCACAAAAAGCATAA
- a CDS encoding DUF2529 family protein: MKMLTTQLSGLLDRIAKNNEEAIEETARLLAQATIGEGRVIIAGFDELDAVRLVAMNSAEPFIGAVQYKPEMAIGHADRVWIFTRSSEHLQALELARSLAAEFIPFAVVTPEKTEENELFDLATTYISTSLTRGLLPGENGERIFQPHALAALFIYEAVKIAYDEMLMDE, translated from the coding sequence ATGAAAATGTTGACGACACAGCTTAGCGGATTATTAGACCGTATAGCAAAAAATAACGAAGAAGCAATTGAAGAAACCGCACGACTTCTCGCCCAAGCAACGATCGGTGAAGGTCGTGTCATTATAGCTGGTTTTGATGAACTGGATGCAGTTCGACTAGTCGCAATGAATAGTGCAGAACCTTTCATTGGTGCTGTCCAATATAAGCCAGAGATGGCAATTGGACACGCAGACCGTGTATGGATTTTCACTCGTTCATCGGAGCATCTACAAGCACTTGAACTTGCCCGTTCTTTAGCAGCTGAATTTATTCCATTCGCCGTTGTAACGCCAGAAAAAACAGAGGAAAATGAACTGTTTGATTTAGCAACAACTTATATTTCAACTAGCTTAACGCGTGGGCTCTTACCAGGAGAAAATGGTGAGCGTATTTTCCAACCTCATGCGTTGGCAGCTTTATTTATTTATGAAGCTGTTAAAATTGCTTATGATGAAATGTTAATGGACGAATAA
- the rpmE gene encoding 50S ribosomal protein L31 encodes MKAGIHPEYKQATVNCSCGNTFETGSVKEDIRVEVCSECHPFYTGRQKFAAADGRVDRFNKKYGLKEEGRDEE; translated from the coding sequence ATGAAGGCAGGAATTCATCCAGAATACAAACAAGCAACAGTTAATTGTTCATGTGGAAACACATTCGAAACAGGTTCTGTAAAAGAGGACATCCGTGTTGAAGTTTGTTCAGAATGTCACCCATTCTACACTGGACGCCAAAAATTTGCTGCAGCGGACGGCCGTGTCGACCGTTTCAACAAAAAATATGGCCTCAAAGAAGAAGGACGCGACGAAGAATAA
- a CDS encoding response regulator: protein MKNVLIVDDQQGIRLLLKELFKKEGYGTKLAANGGEALQQVKQEQPDCILLDMKMPGMDGIDVLKQLKREWPEIPVIMMTAYEELKLIEQALEIGAEKYFTKPFDIFEVRDAVNLLFAS, encoded by the coding sequence GTGAAAAACGTACTAATTGTAGATGACCAACAGGGTATACGGCTTCTGTTGAAAGAACTGTTTAAAAAAGAAGGTTATGGGACGAAATTAGCTGCAAATGGGGGAGAAGCACTTCAACAAGTAAAACAGGAACAACCCGATTGTATCTTGTTAGACATGAAAATGCCTGGAATGGATGGAATTGATGTTTTGAAGCAACTTAAAAGAGAGTGGCCGGAAATCCCTGTCATTATGATGACAGCCTATGAAGAATTGAAGTTGATCGAACAAGCACTTGAAATAGGTGCTGAAAAATATTTTACTAAACCATTTGATATTTTTGAAGTGAGAGATGCGGTCAATTTATTATTTGCAAGCTGA
- the glpX gene encoding class II fructose-bisphosphatase: MERSLSMELVRVTEAAGVAAARWMGRGLKNEADGAATSAMRMVFDTIPMQGTVVIGEGEMDEAPMLYIGEELGMGNGPAVDVAVDPLEGTSIVASGGWNALAVLAIADRGNLLHAPDMYMDKIAVGPEAVGKVHIDASIKENLQAVAKAKNKDIEDVVATVLNRPRHEQIIEEIRQAGARIKLINDGDVAGAINTAFGETGVDILFGLGGAPEGVISAVGLKCLGGEIQGRLVPSNDAEAERCKRMGIDVNQVLYMDDFVKGDDAIFAATGVTDGELLRGVRFTGAYSETHSLVMRSKSGTIRFVEGRHSMKKKPLLVMQE, translated from the coding sequence ATGGAACGCAGTTTATCGATGGAATTAGTACGGGTTACCGAAGCGGCGGGTGTTGCAGCTGCAAGATGGATGGGACGCGGATTGAAAAATGAAGCGGACGGAGCAGCTACTTCAGCCATGCGGATGGTTTTTGATACAATTCCAATGCAAGGAACCGTAGTCATTGGTGAAGGAGAAATGGACGAAGCACCAATGCTGTATATCGGAGAGGAACTCGGTATGGGAAATGGCCCAGCAGTTGATGTTGCAGTTGACCCTTTAGAAGGAACAAGTATCGTTGCTTCTGGTGGTTGGAACGCTCTGGCTGTTCTAGCAATTGCAGACCGAGGGAACCTGCTTCACGCCCCGGATATGTATATGGATAAGATTGCCGTCGGCCCTGAAGCTGTCGGGAAAGTACACATCGATGCATCGATTAAAGAGAATTTGCAAGCTGTTGCGAAAGCGAAAAACAAAGATATCGAAGACGTTGTCGCGACTGTTTTAAATCGACCGCGTCATGAACAGATAATTGAAGAAATTCGACAGGCAGGCGCGCGCATTAAATTAATTAACGACGGTGATGTCGCTGGTGCAATTAATACCGCATTTGGTGAAACCGGAGTAGACATTTTATTTGGACTCGGTGGTGCACCGGAAGGCGTTATCTCTGCGGTTGGATTAAAATGTCTTGGTGGAGAAATTCAAGGTAGACTTGTACCATCCAATGACGCTGAAGCCGAAAGATGTAAAAGAATGGGGATTGATGTGAATCAAGTCCTTTACATGGATGATTTTGTAAAAGGTGACGACGCCATATTTGCCGCTACTGGTGTAACAGACGGAGAATTACTTCGTGGCGTGAGATTCACAGGAGCATACAGTGAAACACACTCACTCGTTATGCGTTCCAAATCAGGTACAATTCGATTTGTGGAAGGTCGCCACAGTATGAAGAAAAAACCTCTACTTGTTATGCAAGAATAA
- the rho gene encoding transcription termination factor Rho → MTTLTMSALENMTLKELYEHARQFKISYYAKMTKKELIFAILKQRAEQEGFFFMDGVLEIIQSEGYGFLRPINYSSSSEDIYISASQIRRFDLRNGDKVAGKVRPPKESERYYGLLQVEAVNGENPDDARNRVHFPALTPLYPDRQIKLETSPTKLSTRIMDLVAPVGFGQRGLIVAPPKAGKTMLLKEIANSITTNHPETELIVLLIDERPEEVTDIERSVNADVVSSTFDELPENHIKVAELVLERAMRLVEHKKDVVILMDSITRLARAYNLVIPPSGRTLSGGIDPAAFHRPKRFFGAARNLEEGGSLTILATALVETGSRMDEVIYEEFKGTGNQELHLDRHLAERRIFPALDIRRSGTRKEELLIPKDQLDKLWAIRKTFSDAPDFVERFLKKLRQAKTNEEFFEKLNTEMKAHRNGKGLL, encoded by the coding sequence ATGACAACATTAACAATGTCAGCGCTAGAAAATATGACTTTAAAAGAGTTATACGAGCATGCGCGACAATTTAAAATATCCTATTATGCTAAAATGACGAAAAAGGAACTGATTTTTGCAATCTTGAAGCAGCGTGCCGAACAGGAAGGGTTCTTCTTTATGGACGGTGTGCTAGAAATTATACAATCGGAAGGATACGGATTTTTACGTCCAATCAATTATTCTTCGAGTTCTGAGGACATTTATATTTCCGCATCTCAAATCCGCCGTTTTGATTTAAGAAATGGAGATAAAGTTGCAGGGAAAGTGAGACCGCCAAAAGAATCAGAACGTTACTACGGTTTATTACAAGTAGAAGCAGTAAACGGAGAAAACCCGGATGATGCACGAAATCGAGTTCATTTCCCAGCCTTAACACCGCTTTATCCGGATCGTCAAATTAAATTAGAAACAAGTCCAACGAAACTATCTACTAGAATTATGGACCTCGTTGCTCCTGTTGGTTTCGGCCAACGTGGACTAATTGTTGCCCCGCCTAAAGCAGGTAAAACAATGCTATTAAAAGAAATTGCCAACTCAATCACAACCAACCATCCTGAAACAGAACTTATCGTATTACTCATTGATGAACGACCAGAAGAAGTGACGGATATCGAAAGGTCAGTCAATGCGGATGTCGTCAGTTCGACATTTGACGAATTACCGGAAAACCATATTAAAGTTGCAGAGCTTGTTTTGGAGCGTGCAATGCGACTTGTCGAACATAAAAAAGATGTCGTCATTTTGATGGATTCCATTACGAGACTTGCGCGTGCTTACAACCTGGTCATTCCACCAAGTGGTCGAACGTTATCAGGGGGAATTGACCCAGCTGCATTCCACCGTCCAAAACGATTCTTCGGTGCAGCACGTAATTTAGAAGAGGGCGGTAGTTTAACAATCTTAGCGACGGCACTCGTTGAAACGGGATCTCGTATGGATGAAGTCATTTATGAAGAATTTAAAGGGACTGGAAACCAAGAACTTCACTTAGACCGTCATCTTGCGGAGCGCCGTATATTCCCGGCACTCGATATTCGACGATCTGGTACAAGAAAAGAAGAGTTACTCATTCCGAAAGATCAGCTCGATAAATTATGGGCCATTCGAAAAACATTTTCAGATGCGCCTGACTTTGTGGAGCGTTTCTTGAAAAAGCTACGCCAAGCTAAAACGAATGAAGAATTTTTCGAAAAGCTCAATACCGAAATGAAGGCACATCGTAACGGTAAAGGGTTATTATAA
- a CDS encoding L-threonylcarbamoyladenylate synthase: MKTIVTTVDNSMDNEREYQQAVDMLAAGEVVAFPTETVYGLGGVATDEKAVEKIFKAKGRPSDNPLIVHIGTQEEVAQYAKNISLEAEQLMDAFWPGPLTLVFEQLPQVVAPNVTPGVTTVGIRMPDHPVALRLLRTLKLPLAAPSANRSGKPSPTEAKHVEKDLKGRIPLILDGGQTGVGLESTVIDMTSTPPVILRPGGITREMIESVIGLVETSHELKKEEAPRSPGMKYAHYAPEAPLFIIEANEEKIREAVTAIQEEGQKVAVIGPNNLMTTAADWYFAIGSNKNVEEMAANLYKALRQCDATEADLILAVETDLEGVGEAFMNRLVKAADGRRYHA; encoded by the coding sequence ATGAAAACTATCGTTACAACAGTGGATAACTCTATGGATAACGAACGAGAATATCAACAAGCTGTGGATATGTTGGCGGCGGGAGAAGTTGTCGCGTTTCCAACTGAAACTGTCTATGGCTTGGGAGGGGTTGCGACCGACGAAAAAGCGGTTGAGAAAATATTTAAAGCGAAAGGGAGACCCTCAGACAACCCGTTGATTGTACATATTGGCACACAAGAAGAAGTGGCACAGTACGCTAAAAATATTTCGCTAGAAGCGGAGCAACTTATGGATGCTTTTTGGCCAGGCCCGTTAACATTAGTGTTTGAGCAACTTCCACAAGTCGTAGCCCCGAACGTTACACCGGGAGTCACAACGGTTGGGATTCGTATGCCGGATCATCCTGTGGCGCTTCGTTTACTTCGTACATTAAAATTACCGCTTGCAGCGCCGAGTGCGAATCGAAGTGGAAAACCAAGCCCGACTGAAGCGAAGCATGTTGAAAAGGATTTAAAAGGACGCATTCCACTCATTTTGGATGGTGGACAAACCGGCGTAGGGCTTGAATCTACGGTGATCGATATGACTTCAACGCCTCCTGTTATTTTAAGACCAGGCGGCATTACGAGAGAAATGATTGAATCCGTCATTGGACTTGTTGAAACATCGCATGAACTTAAAAAGGAAGAGGCTCCGCGCTCGCCAGGTATGAAATATGCCCACTATGCACCAGAGGCCCCACTTTTTATTATCGAAGCAAATGAGGAAAAAATTAGAGAAGCAGTAACAGCTATTCAAGAAGAAGGTCAAAAGGTGGCGGTCATCGGTCCGAATAATTTAATGACGACAGCTGCTGATTGGTATTTTGCAATCGGTTCTAATAAAAACGTAGAAGAAATGGCGGCGAATTTATACAAAGCGCTTAGACAATGCGATGCAACCGAAGCGGATCTCATCCTTGCGGTAGAGACGGATTTGGAAGGTGTCGGGGAAGCGTTTATGAATCGGCTAGTAAAGGCCGCTGATGGTAGACGATATCATGCTTAA
- a CDS encoding thymidine kinase, translating into MYATVQGGWIEVICGSMFSGKSEELIRRIKRAQFAKQQIAVFKPEIDNRYSNEAVVSHNGTKVIAIPVASSAHIKEFNKEGYDIIAIDEAQFFDDEIVETVMELADEGFRVILAGLDQDFRGEPFGPMPRLMAVAELVTKLQAVCTVCGSPASRTQRLINGVPAGYDDPVILVGASEAYEARCRQHHEVPKGISVAATLNK; encoded by the coding sequence ATGTACGCAACAGTTCAAGGAGGATGGATTGAAGTCATTTGCGGTAGTATGTTTTCTGGAAAATCTGAAGAACTTATTCGTCGAATTAAACGTGCGCAATTTGCAAAACAACAAATTGCCGTATTTAAACCAGAAATCGATAATCGGTACAGCAATGAAGCGGTAGTGAGCCATAATGGAACAAAAGTGATCGCCATTCCCGTCGCAAGTTCAGCTCATATTAAGGAGTTCAATAAAGAGGGTTATGACATCATCGCGATAGATGAAGCACAATTTTTCGATGATGAAATCGTTGAGACGGTCATGGAACTTGCTGACGAAGGATTCCGCGTTATCCTCGCAGGGCTTGATCAAGATTTTCGAGGAGAACCCTTTGGTCCGATGCCACGACTTATGGCAGTTGCTGAACTCGTCACAAAATTACAAGCTGTATGTACAGTGTGTGGGTCGCCAGCAAGTCGAACGCAGCGCCTAATTAACGGTGTTCCAGCTGGTTATGATGATCCAGTAATACTAGTCGGTGCTTCTGAAGCGTACGAAGCAAGATGCCGCCAACATCATGAAGTCCCAAAAGGTATTTCTGTTGCAGCTACTTTAAATAAATAA
- a CDS encoding UDP-N-acetylglucosamine 1-carboxyvinyltransferase: protein MEVYKIKGGKRLQGTIKVSGAKNSAVALIPASILASTPVTIEGLPEISDVLTLQSLLEDVGGAVTFENGEMTIDPSNIVSMPMPNGNVKKLRASYYLMGAMLGRFKNAVIGLPGGCHLGPRPIDQHIKGFEALGAKVTNEHGAIYLRAEELRGAKIYLDVASVGATINIMLAAVLAKGKTTIENAAKEPEIIDVATLLSNMGANIKGAGTNVIRIEGVEELHGTRHTIIPDRIEAGTFMIMAAAIGDGVTIDNVIPFHVEALTAKLREMGVEVIEEDERVIIPKAAEALHSVDVKTLVYPGFPTDLQQPFSVLLTQATGTSVITDTIYSARFKQIDEIGRMNATARVEGRTAIITGPSELQAASVRATDLRAGAALVLAGLLADGETEIREIQHIERGYSSLIKKLRGIGADIRKEIITEEATVRE from the coding sequence ATGGAAGTCTATAAAATCAAAGGTGGAAAACGATTACAAGGAACGATTAAAGTGAGTGGTGCTAAAAATAGTGCAGTGGCTTTAATTCCTGCCTCGATTTTGGCAAGCACTCCAGTGACAATTGAAGGTTTGCCTGAGATTTCAGATGTCCTAACTTTACAATCGCTACTTGAAGATGTCGGTGGAGCAGTCACATTTGAAAACGGTGAAATGACAATTGATCCATCTAATATTGTCTCTATGCCGATGCCGAATGGGAATGTGAAAAAATTGCGCGCATCCTATTATTTAATGGGCGCAATGCTGGGCAGGTTTAAAAATGCTGTTATCGGACTTCCGGGTGGCTGCCATCTAGGACCGCGCCCAATTGATCAGCATATAAAGGGATTCGAAGCACTTGGTGCGAAAGTAACGAATGAGCATGGTGCGATTTATTTGCGTGCTGAAGAATTACGTGGTGCTAAAATTTATTTGGACGTCGCAAGTGTAGGTGCAACGATTAATATTATGCTTGCTGCAGTTTTAGCAAAAGGGAAAACGACGATTGAAAATGCAGCAAAAGAACCGGAAATTATTGATGTAGCTACATTGTTATCCAATATGGGGGCAAACATTAAAGGTGCTGGTACAAACGTCATTCGTATTGAAGGTGTAGAGGAACTTCACGGTACCCGACATACGATTATTCCCGACCGCATCGAAGCGGGGACGTTTATGATTATGGCTGCCGCTATTGGCGATGGCGTAACGATAGATAATGTAATCCCTTTTCACGTAGAAGCGCTGACGGCTAAGCTTCGAGAAATGGGTGTAGAAGTAATTGAAGAAGACGAGCGTGTGATCATCCCGAAAGCAGCAGAAGCGTTACATAGCGTGGATGTGAAAACCCTTGTCTATCCTGGTTTTCCGACAGACTTACAACAACCTTTTTCAGTGTTATTAACACAAGCGACTGGCACGTCTGTCATTACGGATACGATTTATTCTGCAAGATTTAAACAAATTGATGAAATCGGTAGAATGAATGCTACGGCTCGAGTTGAAGGGCGAACGGCAATTATCACGGGGCCTAGTGAGTTACAAGCTGCAAGTGTTCGGGCAACTGATTTGCGTGCAGGTGCAGCGCTTGTTCTAGCTGGATTACTAGCAGACGGTGAGACTGAAATTAGGGAAATTCAACACATTGAGCGAGGCTATAGCTCGTTAATAAAAAAATTACGTGGTATTGGTGCAGATATCCGTAAAGAAATCATTACAGAAGAAGCAACAGTGCGGGAATAG
- the prfA gene encoding peptide chain release factor 1, producing MFERLQIVEDRYEQLNELLSDPEIVSDATKLRDYSKEQSGLQETVDVFREYKRVIEERNSAKSLLEESLDDDMKELVTLEVTELEEQIEPLEEKLKILLIPKDPNDDKNVIMEVRGAAGGDEAALFAGNLYRMYSRYAEMNNWKIEVIDSSPTELGGFKEIIFMITGNGAYSRLKFENGAHRVQRVPETESGGRTHTSTATVACLPEAEDVDIEILREDLKIDTYRSSGAGGQHVNTTDSAVRITHLPTGIVVSMQDEKSQIKNREKAMKVLKARVYDAAQQEAQAEYAATRKSAVGTGDRSERIRTYNYPQNRVTDHRIGLTIQKLDQIIDGNLDEIIDALIIEDQAHRLESLNTND from the coding sequence ATGTTTGAACGACTTCAAATTGTGGAAGATCGATATGAACAATTGAACGAATTGCTGAGCGATCCGGAAATCGTCAGTGATGCAACAAAACTTCGTGATTATTCAAAGGAGCAATCAGGTTTACAGGAGACAGTTGATGTATTCCGTGAATATAAAAGAGTGATTGAAGAGCGAAATAGCGCAAAGAGTTTACTTGAAGAGTCACTGGATGATGACATGAAAGAACTCGTGACGCTTGAGGTTACTGAACTAGAAGAACAAATTGAACCGCTTGAAGAAAAGCTCAAAATTTTACTCATTCCGAAAGACCCGAATGATGATAAAAACGTCATCATGGAAGTCCGGGGTGCTGCAGGTGGAGATGAAGCGGCTTTATTTGCGGGGAATCTTTACAGAATGTATAGCCGCTATGCGGAAATGAACAACTGGAAAATAGAAGTCATTGATTCATCGCCAACTGAATTAGGCGGTTTTAAAGAAATTATCTTCATGATTACTGGGAATGGTGCTTATTCAAGATTAAAATTTGAAAACGGCGCGCATCGTGTTCAAAGAGTTCCTGAAACTGAGTCAGGCGGAAGAACGCATACGTCAACGGCTACGGTAGCATGTTTACCGGAAGCGGAAGATGTCGACATTGAAATTCTTCGTGAAGATTTAAAAATCGATACGTATCGTTCAAGTGGTGCAGGTGGTCAGCACGTAAACACAACAGACTCTGCCGTTCGTATTACCCACTTACCAACTGGAATTGTTGTCTCCATGCAGGATGAGAAATCGCAAATTAAAAACCGTGAAAAAGCGATGAAGGTATTAAAAGCGCGTGTCTATGATGCAGCACAACAAGAAGCGCAAGCGGAATATGCTGCGACCCGTAAATCTGCTGTTGGAACCGGGGATCGTTCGGAGAGAATTCGGACCTATAACTACCCGCAAAACCGTGTAACTGATCACCGCATTGGATTAACCATTCAAAAGCTTGATCAAATCATTGACGGTAATCTCGATGAAATCATCGATGCGCTTATTATTGAAGATCAAGCCCATCGGCTAGAAAGTTTAAATACGAATGACTGA
- the prmC gene encoding peptide chain release factor N(5)-glutamine methyltransferase, whose protein sequence is MTERIYEAQNRAFSLLEEKGLDTGSVRILMEYVTGHSHASLLANMRTPLTEEQQRNFWRKVDELLEGKPVQYVIGHEIFYGRKYNVNEHVLIPRPETEELIVEALERMKRLFHKPDLSIADIGTGSGAIAITMKLESPEARVTATDISEPALQVAKQNATELKAAIHFKEGDLSVPIANQTWDVVLSNPPYIARSEASEMTDTVLDYEPHSALFAEEDGLYCYRKLAEQLPKLMNKPGLIGVEIGHAQGKAVYNLFAESFPNAVIEMVKDINGKNRMLFCEIRE, encoded by the coding sequence ATGACTGAACGTATTTATGAGGCCCAAAATAGGGCTTTTTCTTTATTAGAAGAAAAAGGATTAGATACAGGCAGCGTTAGAATCTTAATGGAATATGTGACGGGGCATTCTCATGCATCGCTTTTGGCGAATATGAGAACGCCTCTTACTGAGGAACAACAACGTAATTTTTGGCGAAAAGTTGATGAACTACTTGAAGGTAAGCCAGTTCAATATGTAATCGGTCATGAAATTTTTTATGGTCGAAAGTATAACGTAAATGAACATGTATTAATTCCACGGCCTGAAACGGAAGAGTTAATCGTAGAAGCGCTCGAGCGAATGAAACGCCTGTTTCACAAACCGGATCTCTCAATCGCGGATATTGGAACTGGAAGCGGTGCGATTGCGATTACGATGAAATTGGAAAGTCCTGAAGCACGGGTAACTGCAACGGACATTAGTGAACCTGCATTGCAAGTTGCGAAACAGAATGCAACCGAGCTCAAAGCGGCAATTCATTTTAAAGAAGGCGACTTATCAGTGCCAATTGCGAATCAGACATGGGATGTCGTGTTATCGAATCCGCCTTATATTGCACGAAGTGAAGCGTCTGAAATGACGGACACCGTTTTAGATTATGAACCACACAGTGCTTTATTTGCGGAGGAAGATGGGCTTTATTGTTATCGAAAGTTAGCAGAGCAACTTCCAAAACTGATGAATAAACCTGGGTTGATTGGTGTGGAAATTGGGCATGCGCAAGGAAAAGCTGTGTACAATTTATTTGCCGAATCGTTTCCGAATGCTGTCATAGAGATGGTTAAAGATATCAACGGAAAAAATCGAATGCTATTTTGTGAGATTCGTGAATAA
- the fsa gene encoding fructose-6-phosphate aldolase gives MKFFIDTANFEEIKEAHSWGIISGVTTNPSLVAKEDVPFHDRLREITELVDGSVSAEVIALDAEGMIKEGRELAAIAPNITVKLPMTPEGLKACSVFAKEGIKTNVTLIFSANQALLAARAGATYVSPFLGRLDDIGQDGMTLVSTIADIFVHHNIKTEIIAASIRNPLHITDAALHGAHIATTPFNVLKQLFNHPLTDKGIEAFLADWEGRKSK, from the coding sequence ATGAAGTTTTTTATTGACACGGCTAATTTTGAAGAAATTAAAGAAGCGCATAGTTGGGGGATTATCTCAGGTGTGACAACGAATCCTTCGTTAGTTGCAAAAGAAGATGTTCCTTTTCATGATAGATTACGTGAAATTACAGAACTTGTAGATGGTTCTGTTAGTGCAGAGGTTATCGCATTAGACGCGGAAGGTATGATTAAAGAAGGACGCGAACTTGCGGCAATTGCACCAAATATTACGGTTAAATTGCCAATGACACCAGAAGGGTTAAAGGCGTGTTCGGTATTTGCAAAAGAAGGCATTAAAACAAATGTTACGTTAATTTTCAGTGCAAACCAAGCACTACTAGCTGCACGAGCAGGCGCTACATATGTCTCTCCATTCCTTGGAAGATTGGATGATATTGGGCAAGATGGCATGACGCTAGTGAGCACAATTGCGGACATTTTTGTTCATCATAATATTAAAACTGAGATTATTGCAGCTTCAATTCGTAATCCACTTCATATTACAGATGCAGCACTTCACGGAGCACATATCGCAACGACACCATTTAATGTATTAAAACAACTATTCAACCATCCGTTGACAGATAAAGGAATCGAAGCATTTCTTGCGGATTGGGAAGGTCGAAAAAGCAAGTGA